One Poecilia reticulata strain Guanapo linkage group LG4, Guppy_female_1.0+MT, whole genome shotgun sequence genomic window carries:
- the angptl3 gene encoding angiopoietin-related protein 3, which translates to MKLFCLFLLLAGSTAAFHLDTSPRREPPTLPSEALTTEATPTEAKSRFAMLDDVRLLANGLLQLGQSLREFVHKTKAQINDIFQKLNIFDRSFYQLSVVTSEIKEEEEELKKTTNILKVNNEEIRNLSMEINTKINTILQERTQLQSKVGSLEERLKGLSDSMIPADQLSEITTLKEVIEAQEKTITSLLKAVKEQHDQLDHQKIKIKNLEEKLSFNSFQQTIDKAMDSDHSATDMFEYLQINSTGTETRDLPADCSELFTRGETKSGVYAVKPNQSEPFYAYCEISSDQGFTVIQQRVDSTVDFDQTWEMYQKGFGNLEKDFWLGLKKIHTISQLGSYIMRIDVEDWKEEKHWAEYSFSLEGPSEDYTLHLSHLAGDLPDAMTNLTGSRFSTKDKNNDSGCSSDCTTRNCTGGWWQSACSETNLNGKYFSLRTKGRSVRRKGIQWRPGTGPSYYLKMSKISLRALTDSGN; encoded by the exons ATGAAGCTGTTTTGCCTGTTTCTGCTGTTAGCTGGTTCGACTGCCGCGTTCCATCTGGACACCTCGCCCAGGAGGGAGCCCCCCACCCTGCCCTCAGAGGCTCTCACCACAGAGGCGACTCCAACCGAAGCAAAATCCCGCTTCGCCATGCTGGATGACGTCCGCCTCCTGGCCAACGGGCTCCTCCAACTTGGCCAGAGTTTGCGAGAGTTTGTCCACAAGACCAAAGCCCAAATCAATGACATCTTCCAAAAGCTCAACATTTTCGACCGCTCCTTTTACCAGCTCTCAGTGGTCACATCCGAAatcaaagaggaagaggaggaactcAAGAAGACCACCAATATCTTGAAGGTCAACAATGAGGAGATCAGAAACCTATCCATGGAAATCAACACCAAGATCAACACCATCCTGCAGGAGCGCACGCAGTTGCAGAGCAAAGTGGGAAGCCTGGAGGAGAGGCTGAAGGGATTGTCGGACAGCATGATCCCCGCAGACCAGCTCAGCGAAATCACAACCCTTAAG GAGGTAATTGAAGCACAAGAGAAAACAATCACCAGTCTTCTAAAAGCAGTGAAGGAGCAGCATGATCAGCTGGACCACCAGAAAATCAAGATTAAAAATCTGGAGGAAAAG CTTAGCTTCAACAGCTTCCAGCAAACTATTGATAAGGCAATGGATTCAGACCATTCAGCCACTGACATGTTTGAATATCTGCAAATAAACTCCACTGGAACAGAAACACGTG ACCTTCCTGCAGACTGCAGTGAGTTATTTACCAGAGGAGAAACAAAGAGTGGAGTCTATGCTGTCAAACCAAACCAATCTGAGCCATTTTATGCTTACTGTGAAATTAGTTCAG ATCAGGGTTTCACTGTCATTCAGCAAAGAGTTGATAGTACAGTGGATTTTGACCAAACATGGGAAATGTATCAAAAAGGCTTTGGAAACCTAGAGA AGGACTTCTGGCTGGGcttaaagaaaatacacacCATCAGCCAACTGGGAAGTTACATCATGCGAATTGACGTGGAAGACTGGAAAGAGGAAAAGCATTGGGCTGAGTACAGCTTTTCATTGGAAGGTCCCTCCGAGGACTACACCCTTCACCTCAGCCACTTGGCAGGGGACCTACCTGACGCAATGACCAACCTGACCGGATCGAGATTTTCCACAAAAGACAAGAACAACGACAGCggctgcagctctgactgtACTACGCGCAACTGCACAG GAGGTTGGTGGCAGAGTGCGTGCAGTGAAACCAACCTAAATGGAAAGTATTTCTCTTTGAGAACAAAAGGACGGTCTGTGAGGAGGAAGGGCATTCAATGGCGGCCTGGCACAGGGCCTTCATATTACCTCAAGATGAGCAAAATCAGCTTACGTGCATTAACAGATAGTGGAAACTAA